A DNA window from Camelina sativa cultivar DH55 chromosome 13, Cs, whole genome shotgun sequence contains the following coding sequences:
- the LOC104735014 gene encoding aspartic proteinase-like protein 1: MASRSGSTFLLLCVLVLATEQTLASVFSSRLIHRFSDEARASIKIPRSCPEKRSLEYYQLLARSDFRRQRMNLGAKSQPLVPSEGSKTFSSGNDFGWLHYTWIDIGTPSVSFLVALDTGSDLLWIPCNCVQCAPLTATSYSSLATKDLNEYNPSSSSTSKVFLCSHKLCDSAPDCENPKEQCPYTVNYLSGNTSTSGLLVEDILHLTYNTNNRLTNASSSVKAQVVLGCGKKQSGDYLTGVAPDGLMGLGLGDISVPSFLSKAGIMRNSFSLCFDEEDSGRIYFGDIGPSMQQSTQFLPADNKYIVGVETCCIGNSCLKQTSFRTYIDSGQSFTYLPEEIYRKVAVEMDRHINATMKSFEDVSWEYCYESSVEPKVPAIKLRFSHNNTFVIHKPLFVFQQSQELVQFCLPISSSGEEGIGSIGQNYMRGNRMVFDRENMKLGWSASKCQGNEIEPPQASPGSTSAPYPLPTEEQQSRSHAVSPAIAGKTPSKTPSSSSPSRSSCSFSSMMILFNSLFLLHGVVSYM; this comes from the exons atggcgtcACGATCTGGTTCAACCTTTTTACTCTTATGTGTTCTCGTTCTAGCTACGGAGCAGACTCTAGCATCTGTCTTCTCCTCGAGGCTGATCCATCGCTTCTCCGACGAAGCTAGAGCGTCGATTAAGATTCCGCGATCGTGTCCGGAGAAGCGGAGCTTGGAATATTATCAGTTGCTCGCGAGAAGTGATTTCCGAAGACAGAGAATGAATCTCGGTGCTAAGTCTCAGCCCCTTGTTCCATCTGAAGGAAGCAAAACTTTTTCTTCTGGCAATGACTTTGGATG GCTACACTATACATGGATCGACATAGGGACGCCGAGTGTATCGTTTCTTGTGGCTTTAGATACTGGAAGTGATCTACTTTGGATTCCTTGCAACTGTGTGCAATGCGCTCCTTTAACAGCCACTTCCTATAGCAGCCTG GCTACTAAAGATCTGAACGAGTATAATCCATCAAGTTCAAGTACCAGCAAAGTCTTCTTGTGCAGCCATAAGCTTTGTGATTCTGCTCCAGATTGTGAGAACCCAAAGGAGCAATGCCCTTATACTGTTAACTATCTTAGTGGAAACACCTCGACCTCGGGATTACTTGTTGAAGACATCTTGCATCTTACATATAATACTAACAATAGATTGACGAACGCTTCCTCCTCTGTCAAGGCTCAAGTTGTTCTAGG ATGTGGTAAAAAGCAAAGTGGGGATTACTTGACTGGGGTTGCTCCTGATGGTTTGATGGGTTTAGGACTTGGAGATATCTCGGTTCCAAGTTTTCTTTCTAAAGCAGGAATCATGCGAAACTCGTTCTCCTTGtgctttgatgaagaagattcaggGAGGATTTACTTTGGTGATATAGGACCATCAATGCAACAATCTACACAATTCCTTCCTGCCGAcaataaata TATTGTGGGTGTGGAGACTTGTTGTATTGGCAACTCGTGTCTGAAGCAGACGAGCTTCAGAACTTATATTGACAGTGGACAATCGTTTACTTATCTACCGGAAGAAATATACAGAAAAGTTGCGGTTGAGATGGACAGACATATAAATGCTACGATGAAGAGCTTTGAAGATGTTTCATGGGAGTATTGCTATGAATCTAG TGTTGAGCCAAAAGTACCAGCGATCAAACTCAGGTTTTCGCACAATAACACATTCGTGATTCACAAACCTTTGTTTGTATTCCAACAAAGTCAG gagcttgtccaattttgctTGCCTATCAGTTCTAGTGGAGAAGAAGGCATAGGAAGCATAGGAC AGAACTACATGAGAGGTAATCGAATGGTTTTCGATAGAGAGAACATGAAGCTAGGGTGGTCAGCCTCCAAAT GCCAAGGAAATGAGATAGAGCCGCCTCAAGCTTCACCGGGAAGCACTTCAGCGCCATATCCATTGCCAACAGAGGAGCAGCAAAGCAGAAGCCATGCGGTTTCACCAGCCATTGCAGGTAAAACTCCATCCaaaacaccatcatcatcatcaccatcaagaTCATCATGTAGCTTCTCTTCTATGATGATATTATTCAACTCTCTTTTTCTGCTACATGGGGTTGTCTCTTATATGTGA
- the LOC104735015 gene encoding inactive TPR repeat-containing thioredoxin TTL3 yields the protein MADHPGEKRTRCRFLGFVFGRRGLWSKKCPPDNGSHRSTISSSNASTATATTANIQFTKSPCTEYNPRKLQENKVLPEPVQNQVQKPISKPTSNQYPSNHQLGSNGNSQASNNQGPVQHQQQTRKVPREAIGLSGELESMIIDNQKAKGNKSSMVRASSSNVMLFGNLGNLKQSGASGGSQTTIQNNGYGNNSGGGGYEARKTKEEEKRTSVAPLPASNNQDQSGSLCRAISTRMDPETLKIMGNEDYKNENFAEALALYDAAIAIDPKKASYRSNKSAALTALGRILEAIFECKEAIRIEPHYHRAHHRLGNLYLRLGEVEKSIYHFKHAGPEADQEDLSKAKMVQTHLNKCTEAKRVRDWNTLIKETENTIATGADAAPQVYALQAEAFLKTYRHQEADNVLSRCPVFDGEMSTKYYGPIGYAGFLVVWAQVHMASGRFGEAVEAIQRAGKLDGNNREVSMVLRRAQAVTKARSRGNDFFKAGRFQEACAAYGEGLDHDSRNSVLLCNRAACLCKMGQFDRAIEDSTAALTLRPGYTKARLRRADCNAKLGNWEAAIGDYEILRKETPEDEEATRGLSEAQNQLVKRRGHDS from the exons ATGGCGGATCATCCAGGGGAGAAAAGGACGCGTTGTAGGTTTTTGGGATTTGTGTTTGGTAGACGTGGCTTGTGGTCCAAGAAATGTCCCCCGGACAATGGTAGCCATAGAAGCACAATAAGTAGCAGCAATGCCTCCACCGCCACCGCTACCACCGCTAACATTCAGTTCACCAAATCTCCATGTACAGAATATAACCCGAGGAAGcttcaagaaaataaagttttacCTGAGCCAGTCCAGAACCAAGTACAGAAACCTATTTCAAAACCCACATCGAATCAATACCCAAGTAACCATCAATTAGGCAGCAATGGAAATAGCCAAGCAAGTAATAATCAAGGACCAGtccaacaccaacaacaaacgAGGAAGGTTCCTAGGGAAGCAATTGGTTTATCAGGTGAGCTAGAGAGCATGATCATCGACAATCAGAAAGCAAAAGGGAATAAAAGCTCTATGGTTAGAGCTTCTTCAAGCAATGTGATGTTGTTTGGCAATCTTGGGAACTTGAAGCAGTCCGGAGCATCGGGTGGCAGTCAAACCACTATCCAGAACAATGGATACGGTAATAATAGTGGTGGAGGAGGGTATGAGGCGAGAAAGACGAAGGAGGAGGAAAAAAGAACATCAGTTGCACCATTACCGGCTTCAAATAATCAAGATCAGTCAGGATCTTTGTGTAGAGCGATTTCGACAAGAATGGATCCCGAAACGTTAAAGATAATGGGTAATGAAGATTACAAGAACGAGAATTTCGCAGAGGCTTTAGCCTTGTATGACGCTGCGATAGCCATCGATCCCAAAAAGGCTTCGTATCGTAGCAACAAGAGCGCAGCTTTAACGGCATTGGGGAGAATCCTTGAGGCGATATTTGAGTGTAAAGAAGCAATAAGAATAGAGCCTCATTACCATAGAGCACACCATCGGTTGGGTAACTTGTACCTCAG GTTAGGAGAGGTTGAGAAGTCAATATATCATTTCAAGCATGCGGGTCCAGAAGCTGACCAAGAAGACTTATCAAAGGCCAAAATGGTTCAAACACATCTCAACAAATGTACAGAGGCCAAAAGAGTGAGAGATTGGAACACTTTgatcaaagaaacagaaaacacCATAGCTACAGGCGCCGATGCTGCTCCTCAAGTATATGCGTTACAAGCAGAGGCCTTTTTGAAGACATACAGACATCAAGAGGCAGACAATGTTTTGTCAAGATGCCCTGTTTTCGATGGGGAAATGAGCACAAAGTATTACGGACCGATCGGTTACGCCGGTTTCTTGGTCGTCTGGGCTCAAGTTCACATGGCTTCCGGCAG ATTCGGAGAAGCGGTTGAGGCGATTCAACGAGCGGGGAAGCTGGACGGTAACAATAGGGAAGTGAGTATGGTTCTCCGGCGCGCTCAGGCGGTTACAAAAGCGCGATCAAGAGGCAATGATTTCTTTAAAGCTGGACGGTTTCAAGAAGCTTGTGCGGCTTATGGCGAAGGATTAGACCACGACTCAAGAAACTCAGTCTTGCTATGTAACCGAGCGGCTTGTCTATGCAAAATGGGCCAATTTGATCGAGCCATTGAAGACTCCACGGCAGCACTCACCCTCCGTCCTGGCTACACCAAGGCTCGACTCAGAAGAGCCGATTGTAACGCCAAG CTTGGGAACTGGGAAGCAGCGATTGGGGATTATGAGATATTGAGAAAAGAGACACCAGAAGATGAGGAAGCGACCAGAGGATTGTCTGAGGCTCAGAACCAGCTCGTGAAACGCCGTGGCCATGACTCTTGA
- the LOC104735016 gene encoding probable trehalose-phosphate phosphatase I isoform X2, which translates to MVSFFVEKPQTMSASQNVFVSETTMSSIIPNNNNNSSSQKLPPGLISISKKNLLKNIDIINGGSGQRINAWVDSMRASSPTHLKSLPSSISSQHQLNSWIMQHPSALEMFDRIIEASGGKQIVMFLDYDGTLSPIVDDPDKAFMSSKMRRTVKKLAKCFPTAIVTGRCIDKLYNFVKLAELYYAGSHGMDIIGPAKGFSRHKRVKQSLLYQPANDYLPMIDEVHKQLLEKTKSTPGVKVENHKFCASVHFRCVDEKKWSELVLQVRSVLKKFPTLKLTQGRKVFEIRPMIEWDKGKALEFLLESLGFGNSNNVFPVYIGDDRTDEDAFKMLRGRGEGFGILVSKFPKDTDASYSLQDPSEVMDFLRRLVEWKQMQPRM; encoded by the exons ATGG TGAGCTTTTTCGTGGAAAAACCACAGACCATGTCAGCGAGTCAAAACGTTTTCGTATCAGAGACCACAATGTCAAGTATCAtccccaacaacaacaacaactcttctTCCCAGAAACTCCCTCCTGGTTTAATCTCAATTTCCAAGAAAAATCTTCTCAAGAACATTGACATCATCAATGGTGGTAGTGGCCAAAGAATCAACGCTTGGGTCGATTCAATGCGAGCTTCTTCTCCTACTCATCTCAAATCACTTCCTTCTTCTATCTCCTCCCAGCACCAACTCAACTCATGGATC aTGCAACATCCTTCAGCACTAGAAATGTTCGACCGGATCATAGAAGCTTCTGGAGGGAAACAAATCGTAATGTTTCTTGACTATGACGGTACCCTATCTCCCATAGTTGATGATCCAGACAAAGCTTTCATGTCAAGCAAG ATGAGAAGAACTGTGAAAAAACTGGCTAAGTGTTTCCCCACTGCTATAGTTACTGGTAGATGCATAGACAag TTGTATAACTTTGTGAAGCTTGCTGAGCTGTATTATGCTGGAAGCCATGGCATGGACATTATAGGCCCAGCAAAAGGCTTCTCCAGACACAAGAGG GTTAAACAGTCTCTTCTGTACCAACCAGCTAATGACTATCTTCCCATGATCGATGAG gTACATAAACAACTCTTGGAGAAAACCAAATCAACCCCGGGAGTCAAAGTAGAAAACCACAAATTTTGTGCTTCTGTGCACTTTCGTTGCGTCGATGAGAAG AAATGGAGCGAACTGGTTCTACAGGTTCGTTCGGTATTAAAGAAATTCCCTACGCTGAAACTGACCCAAGGTCGGAAG GTTTTCGAAATCCGTCCTATGATTGAGTGGGACAAAGGCAAAGCTCTTGAGTTCTTGTTAGAGTCACTTG GATTTGGGAACTCTAACAACGTTTTCCCGGTTTACATCGGCGACGATCGGACCGACGAAGATGCATTTAAG ATGCTACGAGGGAGAGGCGAAGGCTTTGGCATTCTTGTCTCCAAGTTTCCCAAGGACACAGATGCTTCGTACTCTTTGCAAGATCCATCCGAG GTGATGGATTTCTTGCGACGATTGGTGGAATGGAAACAAATGCAGCCAAGAATGTGA
- the LOC104735016 gene encoding probable trehalose-phosphate phosphatase I isoform X1 has product MRASSPTHLKSLPSSISSQHQLNSWIMQHPSALEMFDRIIEASGGKQIVMFLDYDGTLSPIVDDPDKAFMSSKMRRTVKKLAKCFPTAIVTGRCIDKLYNFVKLAELYYAGSHGMDIIGPAKGFSRHKRVKQSLLYQPANDYLPMIDEVHKQLLEKTKSTPGVKVENHKFCASVHFRCVDEKKWSELVLQVRSVLKKFPTLKLTQGRKVFEIRPMIEWDKGKALEFLLESLGFGNSNNVFPVYIGDDRTDEDAFKMLRGRGEGFGILVSKFPKDTDASYSLQDPSEVMDFLRRLVEWKQMQPRM; this is encoded by the exons ATGCGAGCTTCTTCTCCTACTCATCTCAAATCACTTCCTTCTTCTATCTCCTCCCAGCACCAACTCAACTCATGGATC aTGCAACATCCTTCAGCACTAGAAATGTTCGACCGGATCATAGAAGCTTCTGGAGGGAAACAAATCGTAATGTTTCTTGACTATGACGGTACCCTATCTCCCATAGTTGATGATCCAGACAAAGCTTTCATGTCAAGCAAG ATGAGAAGAACTGTGAAAAAACTGGCTAAGTGTTTCCCCACTGCTATAGTTACTGGTAGATGCATAGACAag TTGTATAACTTTGTGAAGCTTGCTGAGCTGTATTATGCTGGAAGCCATGGCATGGACATTATAGGCCCAGCAAAAGGCTTCTCCAGACACAAGAGG GTTAAACAGTCTCTTCTGTACCAACCAGCTAATGACTATCTTCCCATGATCGATGAG gTACATAAACAACTCTTGGAGAAAACCAAATCAACCCCGGGAGTCAAAGTAGAAAACCACAAATTTTGTGCTTCTGTGCACTTTCGTTGCGTCGATGAGAAG AAATGGAGCGAACTGGTTCTACAGGTTCGTTCGGTATTAAAGAAATTCCCTACGCTGAAACTGACCCAAGGTCGGAAG GTTTTCGAAATCCGTCCTATGATTGAGTGGGACAAAGGCAAAGCTCTTGAGTTCTTGTTAGAGTCACTTG GATTTGGGAACTCTAACAACGTTTTCCCGGTTTACATCGGCGACGATCGGACCGACGAAGATGCATTTAAG ATGCTACGAGGGAGAGGCGAAGGCTTTGGCATTCTTGTCTCCAAGTTTCCCAAGGACACAGATGCTTCGTACTCTTTGCAAGATCCATCCGAG GTGATGGATTTCTTGCGACGATTGGTGGAATGGAAACAAATGCAGCCAAGAATGTGA
- the LOC104735017 gene encoding uncharacterized protein LOC104735017 codes for MTKESGKLVVPSEQTRPALCDLTNLPAKRGISSILGDLIHESGKAIAHEGSREKFSKRLCLVVDDLVKENASSIDTTNEGSSSNDKKTSCCGVGDSDERAESEEYHDAVMECSSGRDGKTLEGSKQIYFEPGDRDGAQELNTSAEACETVVTGEEGLASSVVTGNAERPRRNPHPREDLPNSLNLTRSFEMGRCSNVKRKEEHVDQNMGDDLLQSCSCSFCLKAAYIWSDIQYQDTKGRLSALKKSQKKASNLIQRNGKEWPTDFHATVNSVTSGKQESKLMGQWRSLFLSMGDILNHENSQLQKSFKTMRKFREDCKMDLERAMKTPHTTPSK; via the exons ATGACTAAAGAGAGTGGCAAATTAGTAGTGCCGTCGGAACAAACCCGACCCGCTTTGTGTGATTTGACGAATCTTCCAGCTAAAAGAGGGATTTCTTCTATTTTGGGTGATTTGATTCATGAATCTGGTAAGGCCATTGCTCATGAAGGTTCGAGAGAGAAGTTTTCAAAGAGGCTTTGTTTAGTTGTAGATGACTTGGTTAAGGAGAATGCTAGTTCTATCGATACAACAAATGAAGGGTCTTCTTCTAATGATAAGAAGACTAGTTGTTGTGGTGTTGGTGATTCTGATGAGAGAGCAGAGTCTGAGGAGTATCATGATGCTGTTATGGAATGCTCCAGTGGAAGAGACGGGAAAACATTGGAGGGAAGCAAGCAGATCTATTTTGAACCTGGTGATAGAGACGGTGCACAAGAGTTAAACACGTCTGCTGAGGCGTGTGAAACCGTTGTTACTGGTGAAGAAGGGTTGGCTTCGTCTGTGGTAACTGGCAATGCCGAGAGACCTCGGCGGAATCCACATCCACGGGAGGACTTGCCTAATTCTCTGAATTTGACGAGATCATTTGAAATGGGTAGATGCTCAAATGTTAAGAGGAAGGAAGAGCATGTGGATCAGAATATGGGAGATGATTTGCTTCAATCATGCTCTTGTTCTTTTTGCCTTAAAG CTGCGTATATTTGGTCAGATATTCAATACCAGGATACCAAAGGTCGGTTATCCG CCTTGAAGAAGAGTCAGAAAAAAGCTAGCAACTTGATTCAGAGAAATGGTAAGGAATGGCCTACAGATTTTCATGCCACAGTGAACTCTGTTACTTCTGGAAAACAAGAATCTAAACTCATGGGACAATGGAGGTCGCTCTTTCTTAGCATGGGTGATATCCTCAATCATGAAAATAGCCAACTT CAAAAGAGTTTTAAGACAATGAGAAAATTTCGAGAAGACTGcaagatggatttggagagagCAATGAAAACACCTCACACAACCCCTAGTAAGTAA
- the LOC104735019 gene encoding putative ETHYLENE INSENSITIVE 3-like 4 protein, translating into MVEVEELEALSPDEEEEEEEEEEEEEEEISYDDLKRRMWKDRNLMEKLKQQKRHNNDVVSLTTHRAEASRRKKMARSQDSVLKYMMKIMEVCKAKGFVYGIVPEKGKPITGSSDSLRRWWKENVQFEQNAPDAITDYLTLAAAAAELIDKSSSSSSLLHMLQDLQDTTLGSLLSALMQHCMPPQRRFPLEKGIAPPWWPTGTELWWGEQGLAHEHGAPPYRKPHDLRKSWKVSVLAAVIKHMSPNLGRVRRLARQSKSLQDKMMARETDTWSRVLNQEEALLNIKDLKISDDQDQESSGSKRKGEFVEPSKSVYTCQNSSCPKSDVSFGFGDKNSRTGHEIQCLYGPSQAPSIVTNTTSEDDYSESSSAMDKRSDDDHSNDVNWMDYFWLERMQNELHCSRRFEDDDDQSDNVNQFTESDQSDNVNQSTFSVWDMVCEDKDIYSFDY; encoded by the coding sequence ATGGTGGAAGTCGAAGAATTGGAAGCACTTAGTCccgacgaggaagaagaagaagaagaagaagaagaagaagaagaagaagaaataagctATGATGACCTCAAAAGACGCATGTGGAAAGACCGAAACCTCATGGAAAAGCTCAAGCAACAGAAACGTCACAACAACGACGTCGTTTCCTTGACCACGCACCGGGCGGAAGCTTCACGGCGCAAAAAGATGGCTCGTTCACAAGACTCGGTGTTGAAGTACATGATGAAGATCATGGAGGTGTGTAAAGCGAAAGGTTTTGTCTACGGAATCGTACCGGAAAAAGGTAAACCGATAACTGGTTCGTCCGATAGTTTAAGACGTTGGTGGAAAGAAAACGTTCAGTTCGAACAAAACGCTCCAGACGCTATCACTGATTACTTAACACTTGCTGCTGCGGCCGCAGAGCTTATTGATAAGTCCTCATCATCATCGAGCTTATTACACATGTTACAAGATCTACAAGACACGACTCTTGGATCGTTACTATCGGCGTTAATGCAACACTGCATGCCGCCACAGCGGCGGTTTCCGTTAGAGAAAGGAATCGCTCCGCCGTGGTGGCCTACGGGGACGGAGCTTTGGTGGGGAGAGCAAGGATTAGCTCATGAGCACGGTGCGCCGCCCTATCGAAAGCCGCACGATTTGAGGAAATCGTGGAAAGTTAGTGTTCTCGCGGCTGTGATCAAACACATGTCACCGAATTTGGGAAGAGTACGACGTCTCGCGAGGCAATCCAAAAGCTTACAAGATAAAATGATGGCTAGAGAGACCGATACTTGGTCTCGTGTCTTAAACCAAGAAGAGGCCCTTCTAAATATCAAAGACCTCAAGATATCGGATGATCAAGATCAAGAATCGTCGGGGTCTAAGAGAAAGGGTGAGTTTGTGGAACCGTCTAAAAGTGTTTACACTTGCCAAAACTCGAGTTGTCCTAAAAGTGATGTCAGTTTTGGATTCGGGGACAAGAACTCGAGGACGGGTCATGAGATACAGTGTCTATACGGGCCGAGCCAGGCTCCAAGTATTGTTACTAATACGACTAGTGAAGATGACTACAGTGAGAGCTCGAGTGCAATGGACAAGCGATCTGATGATGATCATAGCAACGATGTGAATTGGATGGATTATTtttggttagagaggatgcagAACGAGTTACATTGCTCTAGGAGAttcgaagatgatgatgatcaatcgGACAACGTGAACCAATTTACAGAATCTGATCAATCGGACAACGTGAACCAGAGTACATTTTCAGTTTGGGACATGGTTTGTGAAGACAAAGACATATATAGCTTCGATTATTAG
- the LOC104735020 gene encoding protein DOWNSTREAM OF FLC-like, with protein MEMAKSSVPLIAVLCFSLLPLAAMAVGTPFHIEGCVYCDTCRFGFETVATKYISGARVKIVCKDRVTLKSEVVGKAVTGPDGRYKVAIKGDRQDQQCLAELVHSPMSRCHEADPGRSTATVILTRSNGAASTRHYANAMGFFRDQPLRGCASLRKLYLADGDERAI; from the exons ATGGAGATGGCTAAATCATCTGTACCTCTGATCGCTGTGCTATGCTTTTCGCTACTGCCACTTGCGGCCATGGCGGTTGGAACGCCATTCCACATTGAAGGATGTGTTTACTGCGACACTTGCCGCTTTGGATTCGAGACTGTCGCTACCAAATATATCTCAG GGGCAAGAGTGAAAATAGTATGCAAAGACAGAGTGACACTCAAGTCGGAGGTGGTCGGGAAGGCGGTGACGGGACCTGATGGGAGATACAAAGTCGCCATCAAAGGAGACCGACAGGACCAGCAGTGTCTGGCGGAGCTTGTCCACAGTCCTATGTCCCGCTGCCATGAAGCTGATCCTGGTAGAAGCACTGCTACAGTGATCCTCACGCGATCCAACGGCGCAGCATCTACTCGCCACTACGCCAACGCCATGGGTTTCTTCAGAGACCAACCTCTCCGTGGCTGCGCCTCTCTCCGCAAACTCTACCTTGCCGACGGCGACGAAAGGGCTATTTGA
- the LOC104735022 gene encoding MADS-box protein FLOWERING LOCUS C, with translation MGRKKLEIKRIENKSSRQVTFSKRRNGLIEKARQLSVLCDASVALLVVSASGKLYSFSSGDNLVKILDRYGKQHADDLKALDLQSKALNYGSHHELLELVESNLVESNVNNVSVDDLVQLEEHLETALSVTRAKKTELILKLVENLKEKEKLLKEENQVLARQMETNHVVGAEADMEMEMSPAGQISDNLPVTLPLLN, from the exons ATGGGAAGGAAAAAACTAGAAATCAAGCGAATTGAGAACAAAAGTAGCCGACAAGTCACCTTCTCCAAACGTCGCAATGGTCTCATCGAGAAAGCTCGTCAGCTTTCTGTTCTCTGTGACGCATCCGTCGCTCTTCTCGTCGTCTCCGCCTCCGGCAAGCTCTACAGCTTCTCCTCCGGTGATAA CCTGGTCAAGATCCTTGATCGTTATGGGAAACAACATGCTGATGATCTCAAAGCCTTG GATCTTCAGTCAAAAGCTCTGAACTATGGTTCGCACCATGAGCTACTAGAACTTGTGGaaag CAATCTTGTGGAATCAAATGTCAACAATGTAAGTGTCGATGACCTCGTTCAACTGGAGGAACACCTTGAGACCGCCCTCTCCGTAACTAGAGCCAAGAAG ACAGAACTAATTTTAAAGCTTGTTGAGAACCTCAAAGAAAAG GAGAAATTGCTGAAAGAAGAGAACCAGGTTTTGGCTAGGCAG ATGGAGACGAATCATGTTGTTGGGGCAGAAGCTGATATGGAGATGGAGATGTCACCTGCTGGACAAATCTCCGACAATCTTCCGGTGACTCTCCCGCTGCTCAATTAG
- the LOC104735021 gene encoding uncharacterized protein LOC104735021, producing the protein MQARFELDEDWQRISVIHQMGHLWRSHKSVTVKAINLAANNQERMNLRPPNIGPVDWQKFVKLKTSAAFKAVSEKYKAKRKNQIPHTTSRKGISRLTEEMKAESEDPSSVTRLDVWIKSRTKKDGTPVDTNAADLIQKAAEIGGSDAPAFLTNPDEDHLAKLLGPDNSGRLRAMGRGMSKTKLACLQMQSKCMAEMEERQVKLVKQVNALESELGRIKNQRPEAEMDENSAARVTYSYFFSYQLSDSS; encoded by the exons ATGCAGGCAAGGTTTGAGCTTGATGAAGATTGGCAAAGGATATCTGTGATTCACCAGATGGGACATTTGTGGCGATCACACAAGTCTGTCACGGTGAAGGCTATAAATTTGGCTGCAAATAACCAAGAGAGGATGAATTTGAGACCACCAAATATTGGTCCTGTTGATTGGCAAAAATTTGTCAAACTCAAAACTAGTGCTGCATTTAAG GCCGTGAGtgagaaatataaagcaaaaagaaagaatcagataCCTCACACCACTAGTCGTAAAGGGATCAGCAGACTAACAGAAGAAATG AAAGCTGAAAGTGAAGATCCTTCCAGCGTGACAAGACTAGATGTTTGGATCAAGTCTCGCACCAAAAAGGATGGTACACCAGTAGATACGAATGCAGCTGATTTGATT CAAAAAGCAGCTGAAATTGGTGGAAGTGATGCTccagcatttttaacaaatccagATGAAGATCACCTCGCCAAGCTTTTAGGACCTGACAATTCTGGTAGGCTGAGGGCAATGGGTAGAGGCATGAGTAAGACCAAATTAGCTTGTTTACAAATGCAGAGCAAGTGTATGGCTGAAATGGAAGAGCGGcaagtaaaattagtaaaacaggTCAATGCCTTGGAAAGTGAACTTGGCAGAATCAAGAATCAG agaccagaagctgaaatggatgaaaactcagctgcaagagtaacatattcttacttcttttcatatcagctaagtgattcttcttag